One genomic window of Nevskiales bacterium includes the following:
- a CDS encoding nuclear transport factor 2 family protein, with protein sequence MSLPLEDLEHIKRLKYAYCRCIDTANLEELKALFTEDASVRYQGGSYLFEAQGRDKILEAIGYAFHSQAIAFHHVNHPEIDFVSPTEATGTWYLKDWFLDLKHKVITDGSALYKDSYVKQNGRWLIKRATYSRIFEIVTPVAEAPNITAHYLAQHGKPPVG encoded by the coding sequence ATGTCCTTGCCTCTGGAAGATCTCGAACACATCAAGCGGCTGAAGTACGCCTACTGCCGCTGCATCGACACCGCCAACCTCGAGGAGCTGAAAGCGCTGTTCACCGAGGACGCCAGCGTGCGCTACCAGGGCGGCAGCTACCTGTTCGAGGCGCAGGGGCGCGACAAGATCCTGGAGGCGATCGGCTACGCCTTCCATTCACAGGCGATCGCCTTCCACCACGTCAACCACCCGGAGATCGACTTCGTCTCGCCGACCGAAGCGACCGGCACCTGGTACCTCAAGGACTGGTTCCTGGACCTTAAGCACAAGGTCATCACCGACGGCTCGGCGCTGTACAAGGACAGCTACGTCAAGCAGAACGGCAGGTGGCTGATCAAGCGCGCCACCTACTCGCGCATCTTCGAGATCGTGACGCCGGTCGCCGAGGCGCCCAACATCACCGCGCACTACCTG